The Pseudodesulfovibrio sp. zrk46 genome contains a region encoding:
- a CDS encoding carboxyl transferase domain-containing protein, whose protein sequence is MNIDKKLNELLERVNYTRDILGNKARPELDAFAKEIQAFPAKYSVASEDMAQRAVQSLDKRLSTMESAIDAQLTAMDKVRIVRHPQRVCLKDILENVYDNYTEIGGMDEHSIDPGMLIARAYISRRKGKKIINQPVMVVGQEKGHGQEFRNGGSIKPWGNSKALKYMKVAAREQIPIHAYVNTPGSYPIEDFPGAAQQIAENIYEMAGLPVPIIAIFSEGGSGGAEAIGMADKRLMLSHGYYSVISPEGAAAIEGRIRGSERAPVELIESCAISQRITAQDNLKNGYIDEIIEEPSLGARADHFEFYKQVREQVVRATDEVTLSVRGFSLFRAIALRHFRKHTDIIVRWSLSDKARQRLIVRRFKKYRKLAQSAYQDNRSMLERLNATSTRIVSSTTSALLYGIVKPFKQRISRFMEEATDEIHVVTGRMDAAYRAIMKKFGVKTQEEQKQAIELTGLSKVDESQELMTNGNGYISPQARQDREITCPHAEKRGCLDIWARDLFTDFAGVCPHCGYNFPMEYQWYLHNIFDKGTIREFNRDIASGNPTDFPNFEKRVSAAKEKTGLESSCITFNATLEGMHLTCATLVANFRGGSVGAAEGEKFIRALELAQTKHQPFLAYVHGTAGIRIQEGVNGLIQMPRVTMAVRKYIEEGGLYIVLYDTNSYAGPVASFLGCSPYQFAVRSSRLGFAGPGVIKETTGIEIPPDYHNCFKALSRGHIQGVWSRKDIRKNLHQAFLTIGGRNLYYR, encoded by the coding sequence ATGAATATAGACAAGAAACTCAATGAACTCTTGGAACGGGTAAACTACACCCGTGACATCTTGGGCAACAAGGCCCGCCCAGAGCTTGATGCCTTTGCAAAAGAGATTCAGGCGTTCCCGGCCAAATATAGTGTGGCCTCTGAAGATATGGCGCAACGGGCTGTACAATCGTTGGACAAACGCTTGTCGACCATGGAATCAGCAATCGATGCGCAGCTAACTGCCATGGATAAGGTGCGAATCGTTCGTCATCCTCAACGTGTTTGCCTTAAAGACATTTTGGAAAACGTATACGATAACTATACCGAGATTGGTGGCATGGATGAACACTCCATCGACCCAGGTATGCTTATCGCTAGAGCCTACATCTCCCGCCGTAAAGGAAAGAAAATCATTAACCAACCTGTCATGGTCGTTGGCCAAGAAAAAGGTCATGGTCAGGAATTCCGTAATGGTGGTTCGATCAAACCCTGGGGTAATAGCAAAGCTCTCAAATACATGAAAGTCGCTGCTAGAGAGCAAATCCCCATCCATGCATATGTAAACACTCCAGGTTCCTATCCAATTGAGGACTTTCCTGGAGCTGCACAGCAGATTGCAGAAAATATATACGAAATGGCGGGCTTGCCCGTTCCCATCATTGCCATCTTTTCCGAAGGTGGCTCAGGTGGCGCTGAAGCCATTGGTATGGCAGATAAACGTCTCATGCTTTCTCATGGGTATTATTCGGTTATATCTCCGGAAGGGGCTGCAGCTATTGAAGGCCGTATCCGTGGTTCTGAGCGAGCCCCAGTGGAATTAATCGAATCTTGTGCAATTTCTCAACGTATCACTGCACAGGATAATCTCAAGAATGGATATATCGATGAAATTATCGAAGAACCTTCCTTGGGAGCCCGTGCAGACCACTTTGAATTCTATAAACAAGTTCGAGAGCAAGTAGTTCGTGCAACCGACGAAGTCACCCTGTCAGTGCGAGGCTTTTCATTGTTTCGTGCTATTGCGCTTCGTCATTTTCGAAAGCACACAGACATCATTGTTCGTTGGTCTCTAAGCGACAAGGCTCGCCAGCGTCTGATCGTCCGTCGATTCAAAAAATACCGTAAATTGGCGCAGAGCGCATATCAAGATAACCGCTCAATGCTGGAACGGCTAAATGCAACCAGTACACGAATCGTATCTAGCACCACTTCTGCACTTCTTTATGGAATTGTTAAACCTTTTAAACAGCGCATTTCACGCTTCATGGAAGAGGCTACTGATGAGATCCATGTCGTCACTGGTCGCATGGATGCCGCGTATCGCGCTATAATGAAAAAATTTGGAGTAAAAACCCAAGAAGAACAAAAGCAGGCAATCGAACTTACGGGGCTTTCCAAAGTAGATGAAAGCCAAGAGCTAATGACTAACGGAAACGGATATATTAGCCCGCAAGCTCGACAGGATCGAGAGATCACCTGCCCTCATGCAGAAAAACGTGGCTGCCTAGACATTTGGGCCCGTGATTTGTTCACCGATTTCGCAGGGGTATGCCCTCACTGTGGCTACAATTTCCCTATGGAATATCAATGGTATCTCCACAATATCTTTGACAAAGGAACAATCCGCGAATTCAATCGCGATATAGCTTCAGGCAACCCCACAGACTTCCCGAACTTTGAGAAACGGGTAAGTGCTGCAAAGGAAAAGACAGGCCTCGAGTCAAGCTGTATAACTTTCAATGCAACTCTTGAAGGTATGCATTTGACTTGTGCCACATTAGTCGCCAACTTCCGTGGTGGTTCTGTCGGCGCAGCGGAAGGCGAAAAATTCATTCGTGCTCTTGAGTTGGCACAAACAAAACATCAGCCGTTCTTGGCTTATGTTCACGGAACTGCCGGCATCCGTATTCAGGAAGGAGTGAATGGGCTGATTCAGATGCCTAGGGTCACTATGGCTGTGCGAAAGTATATTGAAGAAGGCGGCCTTTATATAGTACTGTATGATACCAACTCTTACGCAGGTCCAGTGGCTTCATTTCTTGGCTGCTCTCCTTATCAATTTGCAGTTCGTTCCTCACGACTCGGTTTTGCAGGCCCTGGCGTCATCAAAGAAACGACTGGTATCGAAATACCACCGGATTACCATAATTGCTTCAAAGCTCTTTCTCGTGGGCATATTCAAGGCGTATGGAGTCGTAAGGATATCCGCAAAAATCTGCACCAAGCATTCCTGACAATTGGTGGGCGCAATCTATATTACCGATAG
- a CDS encoding biotin carboxylase N-terminal domain-containing protein, with amino-acid sequence MSIEGNKVLIANRGEIAVRIMEACHDLGLPFVALYTNEDRDSGHIDVARKLGGEKSLYRIQNYLDAGDILSVADEAGATAIHPGYGFFSENYRFARRVVERDRPMTFIGPSWNVIQELGDKINTKRLARKLGVPTVPGSDRAIYDELEAEAIAESLFEFQEQMGIKRPVVLVKASAGGGGMGIDECEDMARFRQTYRRIRNFSLRTFNDEGILIEQRVFNFNHLEVQIVSDRSGTNPVHFGTRNCSVQSPGLQKRIEVAPGFCPEDLNYTFDAQKLLDDITEYSLSIAREIKYDNVGTWEWIVTPQGEPFLMEVNTRIQVENGVSADIAKVKGNPDVNLIREQIRIGLGEDLGYTQDDVTFDGVSIEYRLIAEDTDNGFTPWVGKIEELALTNQEWVKFHSHVPQDRPYQIPTEYDPNLALAIIWGKDLKEAKERGVAFLNDLRLNGIDSSGLAMKSNIPFLIEKTENLLEF; translated from the coding sequence GTGAGCATTGAAGGTAATAAAGTACTTATAGCCAATCGAGGCGAAATCGCCGTAAGGATCATGGAAGCCTGTCATGATTTAGGCCTCCCCTTCGTCGCCTTGTATACCAATGAAGACAGAGACTCTGGCCATATTGATGTGGCCCGTAAACTAGGCGGCGAAAAGTCGCTTTACCGAATCCAGAACTATCTTGATGCAGGTGATATCCTGTCCGTAGCCGACGAAGCTGGCGCAACAGCCATCCATCCGGGTTACGGCTTCTTTTCAGAGAACTATCGTTTTGCCCGTCGTGTTGTCGAGCGAGACCGTCCAATGACTTTTATAGGCCCTTCTTGGAATGTTATTCAAGAATTGGGTGATAAGATCAACACCAAAAGACTTGCTCGTAAGCTCGGTGTTCCAACTGTGCCCGGCTCTGATCGAGCAATTTACGATGAACTTGAAGCTGAAGCCATTGCCGAAAGCCTCTTTGAATTTCAAGAGCAAATGGGGATCAAACGCCCTGTCGTCTTGGTGAAAGCTTCAGCTGGTGGCGGTGGAATGGGAATTGACGAATGCGAAGATATGGCTCGCTTTCGCCAGACTTATCGCCGTATCCGCAACTTCTCTCTCCGGACCTTCAACGACGAAGGCATCCTGATTGAGCAGCGTGTCTTTAACTTCAATCATCTTGAAGTCCAGATTGTATCAGATCGTTCCGGAACCAATCCAGTTCACTTTGGCACTCGTAATTGCTCGGTGCAATCTCCGGGTCTCCAAAAGCGCATTGAGGTCGCTCCAGGATTCTGTCCTGAAGACCTTAATTACACATTCGACGCACAGAAGCTTCTGGACGACATTACTGAATATTCCCTCTCTATTGCTCGTGAGATCAAATATGACAACGTAGGCACCTGGGAATGGATCGTAACACCTCAAGGTGAACCTTTTCTGATGGAAGTAAACACTCGTATTCAGGTAGAGAACGGTGTTTCTGCAGACATTGCGAAAGTCAAGGGTAATCCGGATGTAAACCTAATCCGTGAACAGATTCGTATCGGTTTAGGTGAAGATCTCGGCTACACTCAGGATGATGTAACCTTTGATGGTGTATCAATTGAGTATCGACTCATTGCTGAGGATACTGACAATGGATTCACACCATGGGTCGGTAAAATTGAAGAACTTGCTTTAACGAATCAAGAATGGGTCAAATTCCATTCTCATGTTCCTCAGGATCGTCCCTATCAGATTCCAACTGAATACGATCCCAACCTCGCTTTGGCCATCATCTGGGGTAAAGACCTTAAAGAAGCCAAGGAACGTGGTGTGGCATTCCTCAACGACCTCCGTCTCAACGGTATTGACTCCAGTGGGCTTGCCATGAAGTCAAACATTCCGTTCCTCATCGAAAAGACGGAAAATCTTCTTGAATTCTAA
- a CDS encoding FAD-dependent oxidoreductase yields MNYVIVGNGVSAIGAIEGIRQQDKDGKILVISDEAVPTYGRPLISYYLSDKIKFETLPFRSEEFYKSNNVEMRLASRVIGIDTSSKKLTLDSGDTVSYGKLLLATGGTPVKPPLPGIDGPGVHNFTTVAHAEALKELVDKVQKVVVIGAGLIALKAAEGFAEKGVDVTIVVRSRIMRTYFDETAGDLIVNHLEKNRIKFLQGCGTKEIVRFDDGTIKGVETDQGLVEADVVIVAAGVRPNMGLAAQAGITTGQGIRVNDYMATSDSDVFAAGDVAEAKDMLTGEYTVRPIWPNAYSQGRYAGINMAGADKPYSGGMSMNSITYYGLPTISVGETNVEGKDGYETSIYLDEKSSIYRKLIFKDDMLAGCILIGEIDAAGFYTSFIKNSFKLDAEAKARLIEGDPSPALWPDEFIEGMMNNP; encoded by the coding sequence GTGAATTACGTAATTGTCGGAAATGGCGTGTCTGCCATCGGTGCCATTGAGGGCATCCGTCAGCAAGACAAGGATGGGAAGATTCTTGTTATTAGTGACGAAGCTGTGCCCACTTACGGGCGTCCGCTAATTTCTTATTATTTATCGGACAAAATTAAATTTGAAACCCTCCCATTTCGGTCGGAAGAATTTTATAAAAGTAATAATGTTGAGATGCGTCTCGCATCTCGAGTAATCGGGATTGATACAAGCTCAAAAAAGCTAACATTGGATTCGGGAGATACTGTCTCTTATGGGAAATTATTGCTTGCTACAGGTGGGACACCTGTAAAGCCGCCGCTCCCAGGCATAGATGGTCCTGGCGTTCACAACTTTACAACTGTTGCACACGCTGAAGCCCTTAAAGAGTTGGTGGACAAAGTTCAAAAGGTTGTTGTTATTGGCGCGGGCCTGATTGCCTTGAAAGCTGCCGAAGGTTTCGCAGAAAAAGGAGTGGACGTTACAATCGTAGTTCGCTCTCGGATTATGCGCACTTACTTTGACGAAACAGCAGGTGATTTAATCGTCAACCATCTAGAAAAAAATCGTATTAAATTCCTTCAGGGGTGCGGCACTAAAGAGATCGTCCGATTCGATGATGGCACCATAAAGGGCGTTGAAACCGATCAGGGTTTGGTTGAGGCCGATGTAGTTATTGTCGCGGCGGGCGTCAGACCCAACATGGGCTTGGCAGCTCAAGCCGGAATTACAACTGGTCAAGGGATACGAGTTAACGACTACATGGCAACGAGTGATAGCGATGTCTTTGCAGCTGGAGACGTCGCAGAAGCCAAAGATATGCTTACCGGTGAGTATACAGTGCGTCCCATTTGGCCCAATGCTTACTCTCAAGGTCGATATGCGGGGATAAATATGGCTGGAGCTGACAAGCCATATTCAGGTGGCATGTCGATGAACTCAATCACGTATTACGGCCTTCCTACAATTTCTGTAGGTGAAACCAATGTCGAGGGTAAAGATGGATACGAAACCAGCATATACCTTGATGAGAAGAGCTCTATTTATCGTAAGCTGATCTTTAAAGATGATATGCTCGCAGGCTGCATTTTGATTGGTGAGATCGATGCAGCTGGATTCTATACTAGTTTTATTAAAAACAGCTTTAAACTTGATGCCGAAGCCAAGGCACGGCTGATTGAGGGGGATCCATCTCCAGCGTTATGGCCAGATGAATTTATCGAAGGAATGATGAACAACCCCTAA